In the genome of Leptotrichia sp. HSP-536, the window TTCCTTATCCAAAATTTTCCTTGCAAAAATAACTTTTAGCTCTCCATAAACTTTATTTTCTTCAAGCGGTAAAAAATATTCATTTTCATTGCTGTCTTTTATTGACTTAACCATATAATTTCCAATACTTTCACTATCTTTCTTCAAAAAAATTAACTTTTTCATTTTAATTTCCTGTCCATCATTTTCGAATCTGCTATCAAAATACTGCTCCTTTTTCTCTAATGTAACCAAATTTTGATTAAAATAAATCCCGTTATCCATAATTTTTTTCACATTCTGATTTTCTTTCTGAATTAAAAACTTTTTTTCAAATTTATTTTGCTTCTGACTTTTTAAAAACACCATTTCTTTCTTCTGATGAACATAATACACAAAATTAATTGAAAATGCCGAAATTATTGATAAAATAACGATTACATAAACCAAACTCGCCCCCGAATTTTTATTTCCCCTTTTCATAAATATCTATTCCCCATTATCCAAAACCTCAAAAATTAAATTCTCACAACTCTTATACTTTCACTTTTTTCCCTATTCAACGTAATTACCAGCAAAGCTCCTATCTTTTCAAATTTTATTTCCCTAAATTTCCCTATTTCCACTCTGCTTCCAAATTTTCCTATATTTTCAGCATCAGAAATATAAAGTTTGCCATTAGCAGATTCAATTTTATAAAAAATATCGTTCAATTTAAAAATAATTTTATTTTCCTTGATAAAAATATTATTATTCTCATTTTCATATAAAAAGTCCTGAATATCTCTATTTTTTATATCCATAATAATTTTATCCATTGAAAAATACATATTTTCATACATTTTTTGATTATTTTTTTTAGCTTTTTCAATTAAAACTATACGCTTTAAAAAAACTGAAACTACAAGTACAAGAACGGAAAAAATAAACAGGCTTATCAATATTTCAACAAGCAAATATCCAGATTTCTTATTTTTTTTCTTTTCAAACATTTTTCTCCTAAAAATTAAATTTTTTCAATACAATTAAATCTTATTTTATTTTTTATCAATAATCATTTTTCTTTATTTTATAAAATTCAAATGAAAACTATTAATCTGGAAAATAATAATCCTTAATTTTATCAACATTTATTTCAAAAATATATTCCTTCGCCCCCAATTCATTTACAAAATATCCATCCGTCCTTTTTATTTCAATATTTACCTTATCATTTTCTATTTTCCCCTTTTTATCCTGTCTTCGTTCCAGCTTTTTTAAAATCTGATAATTTTTTTCAACTGAAAATTTATTATAAAAATCCTCAACTTTT includes:
- a CDS encoding prepilin-type N-terminal cleavage/methylation domain-containing protein, whose translation is MFEKKKNKKSGYLLVEILISLFIFSVLVLVVSVFLKRIVLIEKAKKNNQKMYENMYFSMDKIIMDIKNRDIQDFLYENENNNIFIKENKIIFKLNDIFYKIESANGKLYISDAENIGKFGSRVEIGKFREIKFEKIGALLVITLNREKSESIRVVRI